Proteins encoded together in one Telopea speciosissima isolate NSW1024214 ecotype Mountain lineage chromosome 4, Tspe_v1, whole genome shotgun sequence window:
- the LOC122657952 gene encoding MDIS1-interacting receptor like kinase 2-like, with product MAGNNITGKIPPELGMLTQLHELDLSSNYLVGEIPEEFGELTVLLKLNLSSNQLSGSLPLEVGRLYSLTYLDLSTNSLSGQIPNEIGNCSNLIYLDLSNNKLNGSIPFQIGSLVHLQLLLDLSQNKFSGEILSQFINLGNLEKLNLSHNQLSGTIFSAFAGMSSLTSIDISYNEFEGPLPNNKAYQNATIEDLRNNKALCGNVSGLQPCKSSSSKGENAKPDHKILIIVLVPLVGLLLLLFAFVSIACVCHRRERIIETEQRTPPRDTDLFSIWNYDGRIVYQEIIEATEDFDTKYCIGMGGYGSVYIAKLSTGQVVAVKKLHQSLQDECEDTNIQTFRNEICALKKLRHRNIVKLYGFCSSMLHSFLVYEYFEKGSLAKILNNNELALEMDWIKRVNVIKGVANALSYMHHDCSPPIIHRDISSNNVLMDEEYEASVSDFGTARLLKPDSSNWTSQAGTCGYVAPELAYTMKVTRKCDVYSFGVLTLEVLMGRHPSEFISTLLSSYSIMPSTEQMILLRTVLDKRLSPPTIDMVEELLAVMKLAISCLATSPQSRPDMHYVCEKLSS from the exons ATGGCTGGGAACAATATTACTGGTAAGATACCTCCAGAGCTTGGTATGTTAACTCAATTGCATGAACTTGACCTTTCTTCAAATTACCTGGTGGGAGAAATTCCTGAGGAATTTGGTGAGTTAACAGTTTTGCTAAAGCTCAATCTGAGTAGCAACCAACTTTCTGGAAGTTTACCTTTAGAAGTTGGAAGGCTATACAGCCTCACATATCTTGATTTGTCAACAAACAGTTTGAGTGGACAAATACCAAATGAAATAGGGAATTGCTCCAATTTAATATATCTGGATTTAAGCAACAACAAATTGAATGGAAGCATTCCATTTCAAATTGGTAGTCTGGTTCACCTTCAACTTCTATTGGATCTTAGTCAAAACAAGTTCAGTGGAGAGATACTGTCGCAGTTTATAAATTTAGGGAACTTGGAAAAGTTAAATCTCTCCCACAATCAACTCTCAGGTACCATTTTTTCTGCATTTGCTGGAATGTCTAGCTTGACATCCATTGATATATCTTACAATGAGTTCGAGGGTCCACTTCCAAACAACAAAGCTTATCAAAATGCTACAATAGAAGATTTAAGAAACAACAAAGCACTGTGTGGCAATGTAAGTGGTCTGCAACCTTGCAAATCATCCTCGTCGAAAGGAGAAAATGCAAAACCAGACCATAAAATCCTGATTATTGTCTTGGTTCCATTGGTGGGTCTGCTATTACTTCTGTTTGCTTTTGTTAGTATCGCTTGTGTTTGCCACCGAAGGGAAAGAATTATTGAGACAGAGCAAAGAACACCACCACGTGATAcagatttattttcaatatGGAATTACGATGGAAGAATAGTTTATCAAGAAATTATTGAAGCAACAGAGGATTTTGATACCAAATATTGCATTGGGATGGGAGGATATGGAAGCGTATACATAGCAAAGCTATCAACGGGTCAAGTAGTTGCTGTCAAAAAGCTTCACCAATCATTACAAGATGAGTGTGAGGATACCAACATACAAACATTTAGAAATGAGATTTGTGCATTGAAGAAACTGCGACACAGAAACATCGTGAAACTATATGGTTTTTGTTCATCTATGTTGCACTCCTTTTTAGTGTATGAGTATTTTGAGAAAGGAAGCTTGGCTAAGATCCTCAACAACAATGAGCTTGCATTGGAAATGGATTGGATCAAAAGGGTTAATGTTATTAAAGGTGTGGCAAATGCTTTGTCTTACATGCACCATGATTGTTCACCACCAATCATTCACCGTGACATATCGAGCAAcaatgttttgatggatgaagAATATGAGGCATCTGTATCTGACTTTGGCACTGCTAGACTTCTAAAACCCGATTCATCCAATTGGACTTCTCAGGCGGGGACTTGTGGATATGTTGCTCCAG AGCTTGCCTACACGATGAAGGTGACTCGAAAATGtgatgtttatagctttggaGTACTAACATTAGAAGTGCTGATGGGAAGGCATCCAAGTGAATTCATCTCTACACTACTATCATCGTACTCAATAATGCCATCAACAGAGCAAATGATATTGTTGAGAACTGTGTTGGACAAACGGCTTTCTCCTCCCACGATTGACATGGTTGAAGAACTCTTAGCTGTTATGAAGCTAGCAATCTCATGTTTAGCAACTAGTCCACAATCTCGGCCTGACATGCACTATGTGTGTGAGAAACTATCATCTTAA